A single Pseudomonas sp. HN11 DNA region contains:
- the tssB gene encoding type VI secretion system contractile sheath small subunit, with protein MAKQSSQKFIARNRAPRVQIEYDVELYGAEKKVQLPFVMGVMADLAGKPAEPLAPVADRKFLEVDVDNFDSRLKAMQPRVAFHVPNELTGEGNLSLDITFESMDDFSPAAVARKVDSLNQLLEARTQLANLLTYMDGKTGAEEIIMKAIKDPALLQALASAPKPAGDQ; from the coding sequence GTGGCGAAGCAAAGTTCTCAGAAATTCATCGCGCGCAACCGCGCGCCTCGGGTGCAGATCGAGTACGACGTCGAGCTCTACGGCGCCGAGAAAAAGGTCCAGCTGCCCTTCGTGATGGGCGTGATGGCCGATCTCGCCGGCAAGCCTGCCGAGCCTTTGGCGCCGGTGGCCGACCGCAAGTTCCTTGAAGTGGACGTCGACAACTTCGACTCACGCCTCAAGGCCATGCAGCCGCGCGTCGCGTTCCACGTACCGAACGAGTTGACCGGTGAAGGCAACCTGAGCCTGGACATCACCTTCGAAAGCATGGACGACTTCAGCCCGGCCGCCGTGGCGCGCAAGGTCGACTCGCTGAACCAACTGCTCGAAGCCCGCACCCAGCTAGCCAACCTGCTGACCTACATGGACGGCAAGACCGGCGCTGAAGAAATCATCATGAAGGCGATCAAGGACCCGGCACTGCTCCAGGCACTTGCCAGCGCGCCCAAGCCTGCAGGGGACCAGTAA
- the tssC gene encoding type VI secretion system contractile sheath large subunit, whose protein sequence is MADNTVREGASNLGATEETSEFASLLMQEFKPKTERAREAVETAVRTLAEQALAQTDLVSNDAIKSIESIIAAIDAKLTAQVNQIIHHQDFQQLESAWRGLHYLVNNTESDEQLKIRVLNISKPDLHKTLKKFKGTAWDQSPIFKKMYEEEYGQFGGEPYGCLVGDYYFDQSPPDVELLGELSKVCAAMHSPFIAAASPTVMGMGSWQELSNPRDLTKIFTTPEYAGWRSLRESEDSRYIGLTMPRFLARLPYGAKTDPVEAFAFEENTDGADSSKYTWANAAYAMAVNINRSFKHYGWCSRIRGIESGGEVENLPAHTFPTDDGGVDMKCPTEIAISDRREAELAKNGFMPLLHKKNTDFAAFIGAQSLQKPAEYDDPDATANANLAARLPYLFATCRFAHYLKCIVRDKIGSFKEKDEMQRWLQDWILNYVDGDPAHSTETTKAQHPLAAAEVIVEEVEGNPGYYNSKFYLRPHYQLEGLTVSLRLVSKLPSAKSA, encoded by the coding sequence ATGGCTGACAATACCGTTCGCGAAGGCGCGTCCAATTTGGGCGCCACCGAAGAAACCAGCGAGTTCGCCTCGCTGTTGATGCAAGAATTCAAACCCAAGACCGAGCGCGCCCGCGAAGCTGTGGAAACCGCCGTGCGCACCTTGGCTGAACAGGCCCTGGCCCAGACTGACCTGGTGTCCAACGACGCGATCAAGTCGATTGAGTCGATCATCGCCGCCATCGACGCCAAGCTCACCGCCCAGGTCAACCAGATCATCCATCACCAGGACTTCCAGCAGTTGGAAAGCGCCTGGCGTGGCTTGCACTATCTGGTCAACAACACCGAAAGCGATGAGCAGCTGAAAATCCGCGTGCTCAACATCTCCAAGCCGGACCTGCACAAGACCCTGAAGAAATTCAAGGGCACCGCGTGGGACCAGAGCCCGATCTTCAAGAAGATGTACGAAGAAGAATACGGCCAGTTTGGCGGCGAACCCTACGGCTGCCTGGTGGGCGACTACTACTTCGACCAGTCGCCTCCAGACGTGGAGCTGCTGGGCGAGCTGTCGAAAGTCTGCGCCGCCATGCATTCCCCGTTCATCGCTGCGGCCTCGCCGACCGTGATGGGCATGGGCTCGTGGCAGGAACTGTCGAACCCGCGCGACCTGACCAAGATCTTCACCACCCCGGAATACGCCGGCTGGCGTTCGCTGCGCGAATCGGAAGACTCGCGCTACATCGGCCTGACCATGCCGCGCTTCCTGGCGCGCCTGCCATATGGCGCCAAGACCGACCCGGTAGAGGCCTTCGCCTTCGAAGAAAACACCGACGGTGCCGACAGCTCCAAATACACCTGGGCCAACGCCGCCTATGCGATGGCGGTGAACATCAACCGTTCGTTCAAGCACTACGGCTGGTGCTCGCGCATCCGTGGCATCGAGTCCGGCGGCGAAGTGGAAAATCTGCCGGCGCACACCTTCCCTACCGATGACGGTGGCGTGGACATGAAGTGCCCGACTGAAATCGCCATCAGCGACCGCCGTGAAGCGGAACTGGCGAAAAACGGTTTCATGCCGCTGCTGCACAAGAAAAACACCGACTTCGCCGCGTTTATCGGCGCCCAGTCGTTGCAGAAACCGGCCGAATACGACGACCCGGATGCCACCGCCAACGCCAACCTGGCCGCGCGCCTGCCGTACCTGTTCGCCACCTGCCGTTTCGCCCACTACTTGAAGTGCATCGTGCGCGACAAGATCGGTTCCTTCAAAGAGAAGGACGAGATGCAGCGCTGGTTGCAGGACTGGATCCTCAACTACGTGGACGGTGACCCTGCTCACTCCACCGAGACCACCAAGGCCCAGCACCCATTGGCGGCTGCCGAAGTGATCGTGGAAGAAGTCGAAGGCAACCCGGGTTACTACAACTCCAAGTTCTACCTGCGTCCGCACTACCAGCTCGAAGGGCTGACAGTGTCGCTGCGCCTGGTATCGAAACTGCCTTCGGCGAAAAGCGCGTAA
- a CDS encoding Hcp family type VI secretion system effector — MAVDIFIKIGDIKGESMDKAHKDEIDVLNWSWGMAQSGNMHVGGGGGAGKVNIQDLSLTKYVDKASPNLMMHCASGKHIDKVKLTVRKAGGESQVEYMVINLEEVLVTSLSTGGSGTDDRLTENVTLNFAQVMVDYQPQKADGTKDGGAIKFGWNIRSNTKR; from the coding sequence ATGGCTGTTGATATTTTCATCAAGATCGGCGACATCAAGGGCGAGTCCATGGACAAGGCCCACAAGGACGAAATCGACGTGCTGAACTGGAGCTGGGGCATGGCCCAATCCGGCAACATGCATGTGGGCGGTGGCGGCGGCGCGGGCAAGGTGAATATCCAGGACCTGTCGCTGACCAAATACGTCGACAAGGCGTCGCCGAACCTGATGATGCACTGCGCCAGCGGCAAGCACATCGACAAGGTCAAGCTGACCGTGCGCAAGGCCGGTGGCGAAAGCCAGGTCGAGTACATGGTGATCAACCTGGAAGAAGTACTGGTGACCTCCCTGAGCACCGGCGGTTCGGGCACCGATGACCGCCTGACCGAGAACGTCACCTTGAACTTTGCCCAAGTGATGGTCGACTACCAGCCGCAGAAAGCCGACGGCACCAAAGATGGCGGCGCGATCAAATTCGGCTGGAATATCCGTTCCAACACCAAGCGTTGA
- the tssE gene encoding type VI secretion system baseplate subunit TssE, producing MVTEIASRDRLQPSLLDRLTDDDPTNPKESADKRVLSLTQLKASVLRDLAWLLNTTSLLDADATLHTPAGTSVVNYGLPALAGNSVSSVDIKALEALIYQAIATFEPRILRHTLRVKARVGHGEMNHNALSFEIEGDLWAQPVPLRLLLQTDLDLESGHVRVVNADQRRRP from the coding sequence GTGGTCACTGAAATCGCTTCCCGCGACCGTCTGCAACCGTCCCTGCTGGACCGGCTGACGGACGACGATCCAACCAATCCCAAGGAAAGCGCCGACAAACGCGTGCTGTCCCTGACCCAATTGAAAGCCTCAGTGCTGCGCGACCTGGCGTGGCTGCTCAACACCACGTCGTTGCTCGATGCCGATGCCACGCTGCACACCCCGGCCGGTACTTCGGTAGTCAATTACGGCCTGCCGGCGCTGGCGGGCAACAGTGTCTCCAGTGTCGATATCAAGGCCCTGGAAGCGTTGATCTACCAAGCTATCGCCACCTTTGAGCCGCGCATCCTGCGCCATACCCTGCGGGTCAAGGCCCGTGTCGGCCATGGCGAGATGAATCACAACGCCCTGAGTTTCGAGATCGAAGGCGACCTGTGGGCCCAGCCGGTGCCGCTGCGCCTGTTGCTGCAGACCGACCTCGACCTGGAATCCGGCCATGTGCGTGTGGTGAATGCCGACCAGCGGAGACGCCCATGA
- the tssF gene encoding type VI secretion system baseplate subunit TssF, with protein MNPRLLELYNQELHHVRESAAEFAKEYPKIASRLTLSGMDCADPYVERLLEGFAYLTARVQLKLDAEYPTFTHNLLEIAYPHYLAPTPSMTVVQLQTDPDEGSLASGFPLPRDTVLRAALGRETQTCCEYRTAHPVTLWPLQVANAEYFGNPAAVLGRLAASEPKAKAGLRLTLRTGAELPFNSLDLDNLPLYLSGADEQPFRLYEQLLGNACAVFARKPGGDWVERLPQDALRSRGFDDADAAMPVVARAFQGYRLLQEYFALPHRFLFVEFAELSRAVKRCDGQELELIVLFDRHEPSLEGSVGAAQFLPFCTPAINLFPKRVDRIHLSDRVNEHHVIADRTRPMDFEIHSLSGITGHGTGPEQPFLPFYAVRDPSRYGRDQAYYTVRREPRVLSSDQRRHGPRSTYVGSETFVSLVDSRQSPYRHDLRQLGVTALCTNRDLPLFMSIGNGKTDFTLADSAPVLSVRCVAGPSRPRASHAHDAKAWRLISQLSLNYLSLSEQGQGAAALRELLRLYGDSNDAALQLQIEGLRDVSSKAVTRRLPMPGPIVFGRGLEITLEFDENAFRGTGVFLLGAVLERFLARYVSINSFTETVIRTTERGEIMRWKAKPGRRPTL; from the coding sequence ATGAACCCGCGCCTGCTGGAGCTGTACAACCAGGAACTGCACCACGTGCGCGAAAGCGCCGCCGAGTTCGCCAAGGAATACCCGAAGATCGCCAGTCGGCTGACCCTGTCCGGCATGGACTGCGCCGACCCGTACGTCGAACGCTTGCTCGAGGGCTTTGCCTATCTCACGGCCCGCGTGCAGCTCAAGCTCGACGCCGAGTACCCGACCTTCACCCACAACCTGCTGGAAATCGCCTACCCGCACTACCTGGCGCCCACGCCGTCGATGACCGTTGTGCAATTGCAGACCGACCCGGACGAGGGCTCGCTGGCCAGTGGTTTCCCGCTGCCCCGCGACACCGTTTTGCGTGCTGCGCTGGGCCGCGAAACCCAGACCTGCTGCGAGTACCGCACCGCTCACCCGGTGACGCTGTGGCCACTGCAAGTCGCCAACGCCGAGTACTTCGGCAACCCCGCCGCCGTGCTCGGGCGTTTGGCGGCCAGTGAGCCGAAGGCCAAGGCCGGCCTGCGCCTGACCCTGCGCACAGGCGCCGAATTACCGTTCAACAGCCTCGACCTGGATAACCTGCCGCTGTACCTCAGCGGTGCCGACGAGCAACCGTTCCGCCTCTACGAGCAACTGCTGGGCAATGCCTGCGCGGTGTTCGCCCGCAAACCCGGTGGCGATTGGGTCGAGCGCCTGCCGCAGGATGCATTGCGTTCCCGTGGTTTTGACGATGCCGACGCGGCCATGCCGGTGGTTGCACGCGCCTTCCAGGGCTATCGCCTGCTGCAGGAATACTTCGCCCTGCCCCACCGCTTCCTGTTCGTCGAGTTCGCGGAACTGAGCCGTGCAGTCAAACGCTGCGACGGCCAGGAGCTGGAGCTGATCGTATTGTTCGACCGTCATGAGCCTAGCCTGGAAGGCAGTGTCGGCGCGGCGCAATTCCTGCCGTTCTGCACTCCGGCGATCAACCTGTTCCCCAAGCGCGTGGACCGTATCCACTTGTCCGACCGCGTCAATGAACACCACGTGATCGCCGACCGCACACGGCCGATGGATTTCGAGATTCATTCGTTGAGTGGCATCACCGGCCATGGCACCGGGCCGGAACAACCGTTTTTGCCGTTCTATGCCGTGCGTGATCCGTCGCGCTACGGCCGCGACCAGGCCTACTACACGGTTCGCCGCGAGCCGCGCGTGTTGTCCAGCGACCAGCGCCGCCATGGCCCACGATCCACCTATGTGGGCAGCGAGACTTTTGTCAGCCTGGTGGACAGCCGCCAATCGCCGTACCGCCACGACCTGCGCCAACTCGGCGTAACCGCGCTATGCACCAACCGCGACTTGCCCCTGTTCATGAGCATTGGCAACGGCAAGACCGATTTCACCCTGGCCGACAGCGCCCCGGTGCTGTCCGTGCGTTGCGTGGCAGGCCCGAGCCGTCCACGCGCCAGCCACGCCCACGACGCCAAGGCCTGGCGTTTGATCAGCCAGCTCTCGCTCAACTACCTGTCCTTGAGCGAACAGGGCCAGGGCGCCGCGGCTTTGCGCGAACTGCTGCGCCTGTACGGCGACAGTAACGACGCTGCCCTGCAATTGCAGATCGAAGGCCTGCGCGACGTTAGCAGCAAAGCCGTGACACGACGTTTGCCGATGCCCGGCCCGATCGTGTTTGGCCGTGGCCTGGAAATCACCTTGGAATTCGATGAAAACGCGTTTCGCGGCACCGGCGTGTTCCTGCTCGGTGCGGTGCTGGAGCGCTTCCTGGCACGCTACGTGTCGATCAACAGTTTTACCGAGACGGTGATCCGTACCACCGAACGCGGCGAGATCATGCGATGGAAAGCCAAGCCCGGACGGCGTCCGACCCTGTGA
- the tssG gene encoding type VI secretion system baseplate subunit TssG, with translation MESQARTASDPVSTLDAMHQEPWEYDFFQALRRIECESPDLPRLGHSLRLADDPLRLGQQADCTFAPATLASVDPGGGGKPARLEQFFFGLGGPNGPLPLHITEYVRERQRNNADSTSKQFLDVFHHRLLSLFYRAWAEARPTVSHDRPDDDYWSARLAALSGRGMPSLLNQGLIPDTAKLHYSGHLSAQTRYPDGLKTILGEYFGLPVEIEEYAGQWLELPERSRVSVTANRLGVDFCLGSFVWDRQHKFRIRLGPLKLDDYMGMLPGHQPFNELVAWVAEYLGHELDWDLNLVLQQPEVPALQLNGQFRLGFNTWLGKPEHDANDLILARHYADHATTSRNPEHG, from the coding sequence ATGGAAAGCCAAGCCCGGACGGCGTCCGACCCTGTGAGTACCCTGGATGCAATGCATCAGGAACCCTGGGAATACGATTTCTTCCAGGCGCTGCGGCGTATCGAGTGCGAATCGCCGGACCTGCCACGGCTGGGCCACTCCCTGCGCCTGGCGGATGACCCGTTGCGCCTGGGGCAGCAGGCCGATTGCACCTTCGCGCCGGCCACCCTGGCGTCGGTCGATCCCGGTGGTGGCGGCAAGCCGGCACGGCTGGAGCAGTTCTTCTTTGGCCTGGGCGGCCCCAACGGTCCGCTGCCGCTGCATATCACCGAGTATGTGCGCGAGCGTCAGCGCAATAACGCCGACAGCACCAGCAAACAGTTCCTGGATGTGTTCCACCATCGCCTGCTCAGTCTGTTCTACCGGGCGTGGGCCGAAGCGCGGCCGACGGTCAGCCACGACCGCCCGGACGATGATTATTGGTCCGCGCGCCTCGCCGCCTTGAGTGGACGGGGTATGCCAAGCCTGCTGAATCAGGGGCTCATCCCGGACACCGCGAAGCTGCACTACAGCGGCCACCTCTCGGCGCAAACCCGCTATCCAGACGGCCTGAAAACCATTCTCGGCGAGTACTTCGGCCTGCCGGTGGAGATTGAAGAGTATGCCGGCCAATGGCTGGAACTGCCCGAGCGCAGCCGCGTCAGCGTGACCGCCAACCGCCTGGGCGTGGACTTTTGCCTGGGCAGCTTCGTGTGGGACCGCCAACACAAATTCCGTATCCGCCTGGGCCCCCTCAAGCTGGATGACTACATGGGCATGCTGCCCGGCCACCAGCCGTTCAACGAGCTGGTGGCGTGGGTGGCCGAGTACCTGGGCCATGAACTGGACTGGGACCTCAACCTGGTCCTGCAACAACCCGAAGTGCCGGCACTGCAACTCAATGGCCAGTTCCGCCTGGGCTTCAACACCTGGCTCGGCAAGCCCGAGCATGACGCCAACGACCTAATCCTGGCTCGGCACTACGCCGACCACGCCACCACCTCAAGGAATCCAGAGCATGGGTGA
- the tssH gene encoding type VI secretion system ATPase TssH has product MGEISRAALFGKLNSVAYKAIEAATVFCKLRGNPYVELAHWFHQLLQLQDSDLHRIIRQFNVEPARLARDLTEALDRLPRGSTSITDLSSHVEEAVERGWVYGSLMFGESQVRTGYLVLGILKTPSLRHALLGLSSEFDKIKAEALSERFDEYVGDSPENAMSASDGFNAGAVPGEASGAMAPSAMGKQEALKRFTVDLTEQARSGKLDPIVGRDEEIRQLVDILMRRRQNNPILTGEAGVGKTAVVEGFALRIVAGDVPPALKDVELRSLDVGLLQAGASMKGEFEQRLRQVIEDVQASPKPIILFIDEAHTLVGAGGAAGTGDAANLLKPALARGTLRTVAATTWAEYKKHIEKDPALTRRFQVVQVAEPSEDKALLMMRGVASTMEKHHQVQILDEALEASVKLSHRYIPARQLPDKSVSLLDTACARVAISLHAVPAEVDDSRRRIETLETELQIIAREHAIGIAIGARQTNTEALLSAERERLATLESRWAEEKALVDELLATRATLREKAGVVDSGNDELRAQLVALQQRLTELQGETPLILPTVDYQAVASVVADWTGIPVGRMARNELETVLNLDQHLKKRIIGQDHALQMIAKRIQTSRAGLDNPSKPIGVFMLAGTSGVGKTETALALAEAMYGGEQNVITINMSEFQEAHTVSTLKGAPPGYIGYGEGGVLTEAVRRKPYSVVLLDEVEKAHPDVHEIFFQVFDKGVMEDGEGRVIDFKNTLILLTTNAGTELISHVCKDPANVPEPEEIAKALRQPLLEIFPPALLGRLVTIPYYPLSDEMLKAITRLQLNRIKKRVETTHKVAFDYDEAVVDLIVSRCTETESGGRMIDTILTNSLLPDMSREFLTRMLEGKALAGVRISSRDNELHYQFND; this is encoded by the coding sequence ATGGGTGAAATCAGTCGCGCCGCACTGTTCGGCAAACTCAACAGCGTGGCCTACAAGGCCATCGAAGCCGCCACCGTGTTCTGCAAACTGCGGGGCAACCCGTATGTGGAACTGGCCCACTGGTTTCACCAGTTGCTGCAACTGCAGGACTCTGACCTGCACCGCATCATCCGTCAGTTCAACGTGGAGCCGGCGCGCCTGGCCCGCGACCTGACCGAAGCGTTGGATCGTTTGCCGCGTGGCTCGACCTCGATCACCGACCTGTCCTCCCACGTGGAAGAAGCCGTGGAGCGTGGCTGGGTGTATGGCAGCCTGATGTTTGGAGAAAGCCAGGTGCGCACCGGTTACCTGGTACTCGGTATCTTGAAGACCCCAAGCTTGCGCCATGCGCTGCTGGGCTTGTCTTCCGAGTTTGACAAGATCAAGGCCGAAGCCCTGAGCGAGCGCTTCGACGAATACGTCGGTGATTCGCCGGAAAATGCCATGAGCGCCAGCGACGGTTTCAATGCCGGTGCCGTGCCCGGTGAAGCCAGCGGTGCCATGGCGCCAAGCGCGATGGGCAAGCAGGAAGCCCTCAAGCGTTTCACCGTCGACCTGACCGAACAAGCGCGCAGCGGCAAGCTCGATCCGATTGTTGGCCGCGATGAAGAGATCCGCCAACTGGTCGACATCCTCATGCGTCGTCGCCAGAACAACCCGATCCTCACCGGTGAAGCCGGCGTGGGCAAGACCGCCGTGGTCGAAGGCTTCGCCCTGCGCATCGTTGCCGGTGACGTGCCGCCAGCCTTGAAGGACGTGGAACTGCGCAGCCTCGATGTGGGCCTGCTGCAAGCCGGCGCGAGCATGAAAGGCGAGTTCGAACAGCGCCTGCGCCAGGTCATCGAAGACGTCCAGGCCTCGCCCAAGCCGATCATTCTGTTTATCGACGAAGCCCACACACTGGTGGGTGCCGGTGGCGCCGCCGGCACCGGTGACGCAGCCAACCTGCTCAAGCCGGCCTTGGCACGTGGCACCTTGCGTACCGTGGCCGCGACCACCTGGGCCGAGTACAAGAAACACATCGAGAAAGACCCGGCCCTGACCCGTCGCTTCCAGGTGGTGCAAGTCGCCGAACCGTCGGAAGACAAAGCGCTGCTGATGATGCGCGGCGTGGCCTCGACCATGGAAAAACACCACCAGGTGCAGATCCTCGACGAGGCGCTGGAAGCCTCGGTGAAGCTGTCCCACCGCTACATCCCGGCGCGACAGTTACCGGACAAATCCGTGAGCCTGCTGGACACCGCCTGCGCCCGCGTCGCCATCAGCCTGCACGCGGTGCCGGCCGAAGTGGACGACAGCCGCCGTCGCATCGAGACGCTGGAAACCGAGTTGCAAATCATCGCCCGTGAGCATGCCATCGGTATTGCGATTGGTGCGCGCCAGACCAACACCGAGGCGCTGTTGAGCGCTGAGCGTGAGCGTCTGGCGACCTTGGAAAGCCGCTGGGCCGAAGAGAAAGCCCTGGTGGATGAACTGCTCGCCACCCGTGCAACATTGCGTGAAAAAGCCGGCGTGGTAGATAGCGGCAACGATGAACTGCGTGCCCAACTGGTCGCCCTGCAACAACGTCTCACCGAACTGCAAGGCGAAACCCCGCTGATCCTGCCCACCGTGGATTACCAGGCCGTGGCCTCCGTGGTCGCCGACTGGACCGGCATTCCGGTAGGCCGCATGGCGCGCAATGAGCTGGAAACCGTGCTTAACCTCGACCAGCACCTGAAAAAGCGCATCATCGGCCAGGACCACGCCCTGCAGATGATCGCCAAGCGCATCCAGACGTCCCGCGCCGGCCTCGACAACCCGAGCAAGCCGATTGGCGTGTTCATGCTGGCCGGCACCTCGGGCGTGGGCAAGACCGAAACCGCCCTGGCCCTGGCCGAAGCCATGTACGGCGGTGAGCAGAACGTGATCACCATCAACATGAGCGAATTCCAGGAAGCCCACACGGTGTCGACCCTCAAGGGCGCGCCACCGGGCTATATCGGCTATGGCGAAGGTGGCGTGCTGACCGAAGCGGTACGGCGCAAGCCCTACAGCGTGGTGCTGCTGGACGAGGTGGAAAAAGCCCACCCGGACGTGCATGAAATCTTCTTCCAAGTGTTCGACAAAGGCGTGATGGAGGACGGCGAAGGCCGGGTGATCGACTTCAAGAACACCCTGATCCTGCTGACCACCAACGCCGGCACCGAGCTGATTTCCCACGTGTGCAAAGACCCGGCGAACGTGCCAGAGCCGGAAGAAATCGCCAAGGCCCTGCGCCAGCCGCTGCTGGAGATCTTCCCGCCGGCGTTGCTCGGTCGCCTGGTGACTATTCCTTACTATCCGCTGAGCGACGAGATGCTCAAGGCGATCACCCGCCTGCAACTCAACCGCATCAAGAAGCGCGTGGAGACTACGCACAAGGTGGCCTTCGACTACGACGAGGCGGTGGTCGACCTGATCGTCTCGCGTTGCACCGAAACCGAAAGCGGCGGGCGCATGATCGACACCATTCTCACCAACAGCCTGCTGCCGGACATGAGCCGTGAATTCCTCACGCGCATGCTCGAAGGCAAGGCGCTGGCGGGTGTGCGGATCAGCAGCAGGGATAATGAATTGCACTACCAGTTCAACGATTGA
- a CDS encoding type VI secretion system Vgr family protein, with product MLFNQASRLAKITSPLGPDVLLLNEMGGGEELGRLFNYELQLTSLDANIDLNQLLGKPMNVGLQLADGGERHFHGIVARCSQNIDQGQFASYQVTLRPWLWLLSRTSDCRIFQNLSIPQIIKQVFRDLGFSDFEDALSRPYREWEYCVQYRETSFDFVSRLMEQEGIYYFFRHEQDRHVLVLADAYGAHTTVPGYASIPYYPKDEQQRERDHMHNWHLAQEVQPGSLELNDYDFQRPSASIDVRSAMPRPHTAGDYPLYDYPGTYVQSEDGEHYARTRIEALQTLHEQIEFSGNARGLGSGHLFSLTGFSRQDQNREYLIVGCRYYIVQESLESGGGSGSAQFESSLTCIDAQQSFRPLASTHRPIVKGPQTALVVGPKGEEIWTDQYGRVKVHFYWDRHDQSNENSSCWIRVSQAWAGKNWGSMQIPRIGQEVIVSFLEGDPDRPIITGRVYNAEQTVPYDLPENATQSGMKSRSSKGGTPANFNEIRMEDKKGLEQLYIHAERNQDIVVEVDESHSVGHDRNKSIGHDEVVTVGNDRVRAVKHDDMLMVGFSKTDAISKSYLIEVGENLRLVCGKSVLELNASGQINLTGVQINVYSEGSSEINTGGNLHLNIGGKGGTTPMGQGVKGEIDAAVNSMFPKPPSGQ from the coding sequence ATGCTATTCAACCAAGCCTCACGCCTGGCCAAGATCACCAGCCCCCTCGGGCCGGATGTGCTGCTGCTCAATGAAATGGGCGGCGGCGAGGAGCTGGGCAGGCTGTTCAACTATGAGCTGCAACTGACGTCCCTGGACGCCAACATCGACCTCAACCAGTTGCTCGGCAAACCCATGAACGTGGGCCTGCAACTGGCGGACGGTGGTGAGCGGCACTTCCACGGCATCGTCGCGCGGTGCAGCCAGAACATCGACCAAGGCCAGTTCGCCAGTTACCAGGTGACGCTGCGCCCTTGGCTATGGTTGCTCAGCAGAACCTCCGATTGTCGGATTTTCCAGAACCTGAGCATCCCGCAGATCATCAAGCAGGTGTTCCGTGACCTGGGGTTTTCCGACTTCGAAGACGCCCTGAGCCGGCCGTACCGCGAGTGGGAATACTGCGTGCAGTACCGCGAGACCAGCTTCGATTTCGTCAGCCGCTTGATGGAACAGGAAGGCATTTACTACTTCTTCCGCCACGAGCAGGACCGCCATGTGCTGGTGCTGGCCGACGCCTACGGCGCCCACACCACGGTGCCGGGCTACGCGTCGATCCCGTATTACCCCAAGGACGAGCAGCAGCGCGAGCGCGATCACATGCACAACTGGCACCTGGCGCAGGAGGTGCAGCCCGGTTCGCTGGAGCTCAACGACTACGACTTCCAGCGCCCCAGCGCCAGCATCGATGTGCGCTCGGCCATGCCACGTCCGCACACCGCCGGCGACTACCCGCTGTACGATTACCCCGGCACCTACGTGCAAAGCGAGGACGGCGAACACTATGCGCGCACCCGCATTGAAGCCCTGCAGACCCTGCATGAGCAGATCGAATTCAGCGGCAACGCCCGTGGCCTGGGTTCGGGCCATTTGTTCAGCCTCACCGGCTTTAGCCGCCAGGACCAGAACCGCGAATACCTGATCGTCGGCTGCCGCTACTACATCGTCCAGGAAAGCCTGGAAAGCGGCGGCGGCTCGGGTTCGGCGCAGTTCGAAAGCAGCCTCACCTGCATCGACGCCCAGCAGAGCTTCCGCCCGTTGGCCAGCACCCACCGCCCTATCGTCAAAGGCCCGCAGACCGCGCTGGTGGTCGGCCCCAAAGGCGAGGAAATCTGGACCGACCAGTACGGCCGCGTGAAGGTGCATTTCTACTGGGACCGTCACGACCAATCCAACGAGAACAGCTCATGCTGGATTCGTGTTTCGCAAGCCTGGGCCGGCAAGAACTGGGGCTCGATGCAGATTCCCCGGATCGGCCAGGAAGTGATCGTGAGCTTCCTTGAGGGCGACCCCGATCGGCCGATCATCACCGGACGGGTCTACAACGCCGAGCAGACCGTGCCTTACGACCTGCCGGAAAACGCCACCCAGAGCGGCATGAAAAGCCGCTCCAGCAAGGGCGGCACGCCGGCCAACTTCAATGAAATCCGCATGGAGGACAAGAAGGGGCTGGAGCAGTTGTATATCCATGCCGAGCGTAACCAAGACATCGTGGTCGAGGTGGATGAAAGCCATTCGGTGGGGCATGACCGGAATAAGAGCATTGGGCATGACGAGGTAGTAACGGTCGGCAACGACCGCGTGCGTGCGGTCAAGCATGACGACATGCTCATGGTGGGGTTCAGCAAGACCGATGCCATCAGTAAAAGCTATCTGATCGAAGTGGGTGAAAACCTGCGTCTGGTCTGTGGCAAGAGCGTGCTGGAGCTCAACGCCAGCGGGCAGATCAACCTCACCGGCGTGCAGATTAACGTGTACTCCGAAGGCAGCTCCGAGATCAACACCGGGGGCAACTTGCACCTGAACATTGGCGGTAAGGGCGGCACTACGCCCATGGGCCAAGGGGTCAAAGGCGAAATCGACGCTGCCGTCAATTCCATGTTTCCAAAGCCGCCTTCCGGCCAATAA